The nucleotide window AAATACCCAGGATTGAGAAAATCCAAAATTGACCACAGTTCAGCTAATCGATTCTCTACTGGAGTTCCTGTCAGCGCAAACCGAAAACCTGCTTTTAGCTGACGTACCGCTTGCGATTGTTTCGCCTGGGGATTCTTAATATTTTGGGCTTCATCCAATACCACCCCTTGCCAAGAAACACTTTGCAGGTCTTTAGCATCTCGAAATGCGAGAGAATAACTGGTAATTACCAAACTTTTCCCTTTGATTGCTTTGGTAAATGTTTTCCCTTTGGCGCGTTTATCTCCGTGGTGGACTACAACATTCAAAGTCGGGGCAAATTTCTTAACTTCTCGCTCCCAGTTACCCAACACCGAAGTCGGGCAAATTAGCAAAGTTGGTGCTTCTAATCTCCCTTTTTCTTGCAAATTTAGCAAAAATGCGATGTATTGAACCGTTTTTCCTAGCCCCATGTCATCCGCCAGACAAGCGCCCAAGCCCCAGCGCTCCATGAAGGAAAGCCAGCCCACTCCGAGGGCTTGGTAAGGGCGCAACTGACCTTGGAAGTTGGCGGGAGGCGCGATCGCTTCCACTTTCTTGTTATCTGTTAAAGTCGTCAACAACTGTTCCAGAGGCCCTGATGCCTCAAAGCTAACTACCGGAAGTTTTTCAACAAGTTTGGTATCGCCACTGCTGAGGCGCACAGCGTCCTCTAAAGAGAGAGAAAGTTGATCTTTCGGTGTCGCCAACAGCGCCGCCGCTGCTTTAACTTCTGAAGGTTGCAGTGCAATCCAATCGCCATTCACTTGTACAAGTGGACTTTTGAGGGCTACGAGTCGGTCAAATTCCTGTTTAGAAATTGTGCGATCGCCTATAGCTAATTCCCACTCAAAATCTAGCCAACTTTGTAACCCTGATTGACCTTTTCCCGGTGTCGCACTGGAGCGAATTTTTAGCCCCAAGCGCCGATTTTCTCCCTCAACAGGTGTCAGACTGGGCGGCAAAATTACCCCCAACCCGCTGTCAGCTAGCCGCCATGCGCCAGCCTTGATAAACTCATACACCTGAATTGGTGTCAAGCGACAAAACTGCGGACGGCGGTCGTGCAAGCTGGCTTCTATGGGAGGATATATTCGGGAAGCCAACCCTAAACCGCCAAGCAAAGTCTCTTGAGGATGCTCAATTGTCCGACCTTTGAACACTCCTCGCTGCAAGGAATGGTTCCAAATGGTTTCTGCATCCACCAGAAATTCTGAGTTATCAACTGCTTGCAGAAAGTAATCCAAAGTCCAGTTTTCCTCACCTGATGTCGGTGGTTGGAGAACCAAACAGGTGCGAAACAGATTCTGCTCTGGCGCTAAAAAAGTGTAAGATTCCCCGTTAGCGATCGCTCTAGAAACTAAATGGTTCTGCACGGGCGCTATCCAATCTTTGAGCGCCGTTTCCAGCTTTCCTAATCCCGTCGGTGCGTTCAGGGTATCAGATGTCGTTGATAGAGCGCCTAACCATTCTCTAACCGCAGGTTCTACTGCACTTAAGTTAGGATTGCCAACACGCAACCTCACAATCGTGTCTATCATACTACTCAAGAATCCCAACAGTAACTCCTGTGGTTCTATCGGCAACTGTACCGATTTTGGATTGGGAATTGGGAATTGGGAATTGGGAATTGGGAAAGAGGTATTCGGGAAAGTTTCCTTGTCCCCAGTCCCCAGTCCCCAGTCCCCAGTCCCCAACCCCCGATACGTGCGACAAGTAGATGGCATCAAAGCGGTAAACTTTTCTAAACGCTCCCGATCTACTGCACTATCCAGCAGGGGTTGCCAACGGGCGACGATGGTATCATTTTTTTGCCGCTCTAGTGCGGGCAAAAACTTGCACCGAGCCAGAAG belongs to Funiculus sociatus GB2-C1 and includes:
- a CDS encoding DEAD/DEAH box helicase; this encodes MAVLHGSWLLQSQNSYLFVWGETWRPIPPDGSYKTDLIPFHPLAMTQAELISFLRSRSVLGGESPHFDIEKFVQTSATKSKKNRTADEKWQHCILALPTQTGETGEPVYPVLSTKMVSENGDTPPLFLHPWQVEGLCLNPLQAMQFLQALPLGSLKASDTFVGGELRFWSHIGRWVLDLLARCKFLPALERQKNDTIVARWQPLLDSAVDRERLEKFTALMPSTCRTYRGLGTGDWGLGTGDKETFPNTSFPIPNSQFPIPNPKSVQLPIEPQELLLGFLSSMIDTIVRLRVGNPNLSAVEPAVREWLGALSTTSDTLNAPTGLGKLETALKDWIAPVQNHLVSRAIANGESYTFLAPEQNLFRTCLVLQPPTSGEENWTLDYFLQAVDNSEFLVDAETIWNHSLQRGVFKGRTIEHPQETLLGGLGLASRIYPPIEASLHDRRPQFCRLTPIQVYEFIKAGAWRLADSGLGVILPPSLTPVEGENRRLGLKIRSSATPGKGQSGLQSWLDFEWELAIGDRTISKQEFDRLVALKSPLVQVNGDWIALQPSEVKAAAALLATPKDQLSLSLEDAVRLSSGDTKLVEKLPVVSFEASGPLEQLLTTLTDNKKVEAIAPPANFQGQLRPYQALGVGWLSFMERWGLGACLADDMGLGKTVQYIAFLLNLQEKGRLEAPTLLICPTSVLGNWEREVKKFAPTLNVVVHHGDKRAKGKTFTKAIKGKSLVITSYSLAFRDAKDLQSVSWQGVVLDEAQNIKNPQAKQSQAVRQLKAGFRFALTGTPVENRLAELWSILDFLNPGYLGTRDFFQRRFALPIEKYGDTASLQTLRSLVSPFILRRLKTDRKIIQDLPEKQEMNVFCGLASEQAALYQQLVDESLAEIEETEGVQRKGMILALLLKLKQICNHPAQFLKSAGETKDLSFRSRSGKVQRLEEMLEEALAEGDRALIFTQFAEMGKLLQPYLEQQLGWETLFLYGGTRKQQREEMIDRFQNDPEGPRIFILSLKAGGTGLNLTRANHVFHFDRWWNPAVENQATDRVFRIGQTRNVQVHKFICTGTLEERINDMIESKKALAEQVVGAGEQWLTELDTDQLRNLLLLDRSAVIDDE